A section of the Acetomicrobium sp. S15 = DSM 107314 genome encodes:
- a CDS encoding dihydropteroate synthase, with product MVELIKLGDRVRSVRTNKGDYGTDVVISADTYKAQVAEAAVEAGADMINDISGLGFDPDMPS from the coding sequence GTGGTGGAACTTATAAAGCTCGGCGACAGGGTGCGGTCGGTGCGCACGAATAAGGGCGATTACGGCACCGACGTGGTGATATCTGCAGACACGTACAAAGCGCAAGTGGCCGAAGCCGCCGTAGAAGCCGGCGCAGATATGATAAACGACATATCGGGGCTGGGTTTCGATCCCGATATGCCATC